Proteins encoded together in one Halothermothrix orenii H 168 window:
- the proC gene encoding pyrroline-5-carboxylate reductase — protein sequence MKLCIIGLGKMGTTLLYGILDNNILEAKDIIGCDPVVDEREHNKDYRGIRTTGSNYRGVEQADNILLAVKPQVLKNVLQGIKPASENKLFISIAAGVSTDRIKENLPESCRVIRVMPNTPALVNQGVSAISPGEKATDDDIEFVKKICNGVGKGVVIEEHLIDAVTGLSGSGPAYIYVIIEALADAGVLNGLSRDLALELAVRTVAGSAEMVLKTGQHPGQLKDMVTSPGGTTINGLQVIEKRGLRGILMEAVSRAVERSRELGEE from the coding sequence ATGAAACTCTGCATCATAGGTCTGGGAAAAATGGGGACCACTTTACTTTATGGTATTCTGGATAATAATATCCTGGAAGCCAAAGATATTATAGGATGTGACCCGGTCGTAGATGAAAGGGAACATAACAAGGATTATAGAGGAATCAGGACTACTGGCAGTAACTATAGAGGGGTTGAGCAGGCAGATAATATTTTACTGGCAGTAAAGCCTCAGGTACTTAAAAATGTCCTTCAGGGTATTAAACCGGCCTCAGAAAATAAATTATTTATATCTATTGCAGCCGGGGTCAGTACTGATAGGATAAAAGAAAATCTGCCTGAAAGCTGCCGGGTTATCAGGGTAATGCCCAACACCCCGGCTCTGGTTAACCAGGGGGTTTCAGCTATTTCACCGGGAGAAAAGGCAACTGATGATGATATAGAGTTTGTTAAAAAGATTTGTAACGGGGTTGGTAAAGGTGTGGTCATTGAAGAACATTTAATAGATGCAGTAACCGGTTTAAGTGGTAGTGGTCCGGCATATATATATGTGATTATAGAAGCTCTGGCCGATGCCGGGGTTTTAAATGGTCTATCCCGGGATCTGGCCCTGGAGTTGGCTGTAAGGACAGTAGCCGGTTCGGCTGAAATGGTTTTAAAAACCGGACAACATCCAGGGCAATTAAAAGATATGGTAACCTCACCTGGAGGAACGACAATAAATGGACTACAGGTTATTGAAAAAAGGGGGTTGAGGGGCATCTTAATGGAGGCCGTTTCCCGGGCTGTAGAGAGGTCGAGGGAACTGGGAGAAGAATAA